Proteins encoded within one genomic window of Pirellulales bacterium:
- a CDS encoding response regulator, with product MIDLSQSEVAWTEVSGGLPARWPLHVLLIGDAARREFRECVAQIRSRTQAIEIVRLDEALGSMAYEPDLIVLLAGRPGEFAAGEVERLWSWAPLARIVALTGSWCEGESRTGRPWPAVPRIYWHQWPAWFEREMTGLERHSVGTLTLPVTATEEERMLCTAESARDHAHGTIAIYSAELEARDMLAEVFRACGYEVAPIGTVAALASVSLTAGVCDFSNTDADRFTILRELAAHRPDIPWFALLNFPRDEDRQAVLECGARGVLSKPLSVSDLQETLERHVARDGM from the coding sequence ATGATCGACTTATCGCAGTCAGAAGTTGCCTGGACAGAGGTTTCCGGAGGTTTGCCCGCGCGATGGCCTCTGCACGTTTTGTTGATTGGTGACGCGGCGCGCCGTGAATTCCGTGAGTGCGTGGCCCAGATTCGATCCCGCACGCAGGCCATCGAGATTGTTCGCCTCGACGAAGCGCTCGGATCAATGGCTTACGAGCCCGATTTGATCGTCCTGCTGGCAGGACGTCCCGGCGAGTTCGCCGCCGGAGAGGTCGAGCGGCTGTGGTCTTGGGCGCCGCTGGCGCGAATCGTCGCCCTTACGGGCTCCTGGTGCGAAGGAGAATCGCGGACGGGTCGCCCATGGCCGGCCGTGCCGCGCATCTACTGGCATCAGTGGCCCGCTTGGTTTGAGCGCGAAATGACAGGACTCGAACGTCATAGCGTGGGCACACTCACTTTGCCCGTAACCGCGACCGAAGAGGAGCGGATGCTCTGCACAGCAGAGTCGGCGCGCGACCATGCACACGGCACGATTGCCATTTATAGTGCCGAACTTGAAGCCCGCGACATGCTTGCCGAGGTTTTTCGAGCCTGCGGGTATGAAGTAGCGCCGATCGGCACCGTCGCGGCGTTGGCATCCGTTTCGCTGACGGCTGGAGTCTGCGATTTTTCAAATACCGACGCGGATCGATTTACGATCTTGCGAGAATTGGCGGCGCATCGCCCGGACATTCCGTGGTTTGCGCTTTTGAATTTCCCTCGGGACGAAGATCGCCAAGCTGTCTTGGAATGCGGTGCACGCGGAGTGCTATCAAAGCCACTTTCCGTCAGCGATTTGCAGGAGACCCTTGAGCGACATGTTGCGCGGGATGG
- a CDS encoding PTS sugar transporter subunit IIA, whose product MPDEDFDIESLANYLHLDAGQVAKLADRGKLPGRRVTGAWRFSAAEIHHWLEDRIGLSDAEELARVEVALDRSAATDEETSVSLAEMLPRSAIEIPLASRTRNSVISSMIEVAVRTGWLWDPDKMAEAVRSREDLYPTALENGVAMLHPRRPLASILDRPFLALGRTDRGIPFASRRGFLTDVFFLICSTDDRGHLRTLARLSRLLALPTFLPELRGAQNAIEVQQVIAAGEGALPN is encoded by the coding sequence ATGCCGGACGAAGACTTCGACATTGAGAGCCTTGCCAATTATTTGCACTTGGATGCTGGGCAAGTTGCAAAGCTGGCAGACCGAGGCAAGCTGCCCGGGCGCAGAGTCACTGGAGCCTGGCGTTTCTCGGCGGCCGAGATTCATCATTGGTTAGAAGATCGGATCGGACTCTCCGACGCCGAAGAACTTGCGCGAGTTGAAGTCGCCCTGGATCGCAGCGCCGCGACCGACGAGGAGACCTCCGTTTCGCTGGCCGAGATGTTGCCGCGGTCTGCGATAGAAATTCCGTTGGCGTCGCGGACGCGTAATTCGGTGATCAGCTCCATGATCGAAGTGGCGGTCCGCACCGGTTGGCTGTGGGACCCGGACAAGATGGCTGAGGCCGTCCGCAGCCGCGAGGACTTGTATCCCACGGCATTGGAGAACGGCGTCGCCATGCTGCATCCCCGACGGCCCCTAGCGAGCATACTCGATCGCCCGTTCTTGGCGCTGGGACGAACGGACCGCGGCATCCCCTTTGCCAGCCGGCGCGGATTCTTGACCGACGTGTTTTTCTTGATCTGCTCTACGGACGACCGGGGACATTTGCGAACGCTAGCGCGGTTGAGTCGGCTGCTGGCACTGCCGACGTTCTTGCCTGAATTGCGCGGCGCTCAGAATGCCATCGAGGTACAGCAGGTCATCGCGGCAGGGGAGGGAGCCCTTCCGAATTAA
- a CDS encoding UDP-N-acetylmuramoyl-L-alanyl-D-glutamate--2,6-diaminopimelate ligase: MERRTNSVRGVSLRELLPDAQLLGADDVRVHSCSSDSRHCRRGDLFVALPGSQRDGHDFAADAVARGATAILASRPLPGVTVPVCFVPDTAEAHGLLCQALVDNPSRRLRVVGVTGTNGKTTTTHLIAGILSAAGFRLGILGTLGYCDGSVVAPADHTTPPAPVLASWLARMEAGGCSHAVLEVSSHALAQRRLSGVNVDVACVTNVRHDHFDFHGTQRRYIAAKSRLLEHLVPEGVAIINGDDAGSGACAARYDGPLVTVGIDAPAEITATLLSQYPSEQTFLLDTGSESVPVRTTLIGAHNIYNCLVAAGVGLVYGIDLPTIVRGLESVQFVPGRLERLECGQPFSVFVDYAHTPDALATVLDTLRSVTQGRVLCVFGAGGDRDRSKRPLMGRAVECRADVSVITNDNPRNEDPDEIASQILGGLDDPTHAQVILDRAAAIRWALSEARAGDCVVIAGKGHEDYQIIGNDRAYFDDREVARHWLYESSLVDDLSRASA, translated from the coding sequence ATGGAACGACGGACCAATTCGGTCCGCGGAGTCAGTCTTCGCGAGTTACTGCCCGACGCGCAGTTGCTCGGCGCCGACGACGTCCGTGTGCATAGCTGTTCGAGCGATTCGCGCCATTGTCGTCGCGGCGACTTGTTCGTCGCGCTGCCAGGCTCGCAACGCGACGGACATGACTTCGCTGCCGATGCTGTCGCACGTGGCGCCACGGCCATCCTCGCCAGTCGCCCCTTGCCGGGCGTGACGGTGCCGGTCTGCTTTGTGCCAGATACGGCCGAGGCGCACGGACTGCTCTGCCAGGCCCTGGTAGACAACCCTAGCCGCCGACTGCGCGTCGTGGGAGTCACGGGCACCAATGGCAAAACAACTACAACACATTTAATTGCCGGAATTCTGTCAGCCGCGGGCTTTAGGCTGGGGATTCTCGGCACGTTAGGCTATTGCGATGGTTCCGTCGTGGCGCCGGCCGATCACACAACCCCTCCGGCCCCCGTGCTAGCCAGTTGGCTGGCGCGTATGGAAGCCGGCGGTTGCAGTCACGCCGTGCTGGAAGTTTCCAGTCATGCCTTGGCACAACGACGACTGTCCGGCGTGAACGTCGACGTCGCCTGTGTGACAAACGTCCGCCACGATCATTTCGACTTCCACGGCACACAACGACGGTACATTGCCGCCAAAAGCCGGTTGCTCGAGCATCTGGTCCCCGAAGGCGTGGCCATCATCAATGGCGACGACGCGGGCAGCGGCGCCTGTGCCGCGCGGTATGACGGTCCCTTGGTCACCGTGGGCATTGACGCGCCGGCCGAGATTACGGCCACGTTGCTTTCCCAATACCCCAGTGAACAGACATTTTTGCTCGATACCGGCAGCGAATCAGTGCCAGTGCGCACGACGCTGATCGGCGCACACAATATCTACAACTGTCTGGTGGCCGCCGGCGTTGGTTTGGTTTACGGCATCGACCTGCCGACAATCGTCCGCGGCCTGGAATCCGTACAGTTCGTGCCCGGTCGCCTAGAGCGACTCGAGTGCGGCCAGCCGTTCAGCGTTTTTGTCGACTACGCCCACACGCCCGACGCCTTGGCAACCGTATTGGATACGTTGCGCAGCGTGACGCAAGGTCGCGTGTTATGCGTCTTTGGCGCGGGCGGCGATCGCGACCGCTCGAAACGTCCACTGATGGGGCGTGCCGTCGAATGTCGCGCCGACGTATCCGTCATCACCAACGACAACCCTCGCAACGAAGATCCCGACGAAATTGCTTCGCAGATTCTCGGCGGGCTCGACGATCCCACGCACGCTCAGGTAATCCTCGATCGTGCCGCGGCCATTCGCTGGGCCCTCAGCGAGGCCCGCGCAGGCGATTGCGTGGTGATCGCGGGTAAAGGACACGAAGACTACCAGATCATCGGCAATGATCGCGCGTATTTCGACGATCGCGAGGTTGCCCGCCATTGGCTATACGAGTCTTCACTCGTCGACGATCTCTCCCGCGCTAGCGCTTGA
- the murF gene encoding UDP-N-acetylmuramoyl-tripeptide--D-alanyl-D-alanine ligase yields MTQLTLKELEQILVADRVVGGPIDRPTLRLDHVRIDSREVHHGDIFWALRGKHHHGAAFVADAFDQGAAGAIVDVPNIEAPPGRWVMQVEDTTQALQRAADWQRSCFTGRVIAVTGSAGKTTTRQMIDKVLSSRFTGTASPENYNNHLGVPLSILRWQESDAYAVLEMGASARGEIAELCRLARPSLGVITNIGTAHLGSFGGPAAIAQAKGELLEALPPDGLAVLNGDDRQLRRIAERSRAVVEWCGRSGDCDVMATDVRSADGHLQFVVDHQHFSIPVWGRHHLTSALAAVAVGRAFGMSVSEISQALSDFEPPPMRCEVSTFGAARVINDAYNSNPIAMRAALEVLREDPSMGQRIVVCGDMRDLGNDAPRLHRQTGDEVVTVCGADLLVACGEHANDMVAGAVAAGMPSQRTIACRNTEDVEPVLAKIVGPGDVVLVKGSRAMNMERLLDRFRPPARRAA; encoded by the coding sequence ATGACTCAACTGACTCTTAAAGAACTCGAACAAATCCTGGTCGCCGACCGCGTCGTCGGCGGTCCGATTGACCGTCCCACTTTACGACTCGATCACGTACGCATCGACAGCCGAGAAGTTCATCACGGGGATATCTTCTGGGCGCTTCGTGGCAAGCACCATCATGGCGCCGCTTTCGTCGCCGATGCCTTTGATCAGGGTGCAGCCGGCGCGATTGTGGACGTGCCAAACATCGAGGCTCCCCCCGGACGCTGGGTCATGCAAGTGGAAGACACCACACAGGCGCTACAACGTGCCGCCGATTGGCAACGCAGTTGCTTTACGGGCCGAGTGATCGCCGTGACAGGTAGCGCCGGCAAGACGACGACCCGGCAAATGATCGACAAAGTGCTCAGCAGCCGCTTCACCGGTACGGCTAGTCCGGAAAACTACAACAACCACTTGGGCGTCCCCCTCTCGATACTCCGCTGGCAAGAGTCCGACGCCTATGCCGTGTTAGAGATGGGCGCAAGTGCCCGCGGCGAGATTGCCGAGTTGTGTCGCCTGGCCCGCCCGAGCCTTGGCGTAATCACGAATATCGGCACGGCCCACCTGGGCAGCTTCGGCGGCCCGGCGGCGATCGCGCAAGCGAAAGGCGAGTTGCTCGAGGCTCTGCCGCCCGACGGTTTGGCCGTGCTCAATGGCGACGACCGTCAGCTACGTCGCATTGCCGAACGTTCGCGGGCCGTGGTGGAATGGTGCGGGCGCAGCGGGGACTGCGACGTAATGGCCACAGACGTCCGCAGCGCGGACGGGCACTTACAGTTCGTCGTCGATCATCAACACTTCAGCATTCCAGTGTGGGGCCGACATCATCTGACAAGCGCCTTGGCGGCAGTGGCTGTCGGAAGAGCTTTCGGTATGTCGGTTTCCGAGATCAGCCAGGCCCTGTCCGATTTCGAGCCGCCGCCGATGCGTTGCGAGGTGAGCACATTCGGCGCGGCGCGCGTGATCAACGATGCCTACAATTCCAACCCTATCGCCATGCGGGCCGCGCTCGAAGTCCTCCGCGAAGATCCCTCGATGGGACAGCGGATCGTGGTCTGCGGCGATATGCGGGACCTGGGAAACGACGCGCCGCGATTGCACCGCCAAACCGGGGACGAGGTCGTAACCGTTTGCGGCGCCGACCTGCTCGTCGCTTGTGGCGAACATGCAAACGACATGGTCGCCGGCGCCGTGGCAGCGGGCATGCCATCGCAACGAACCATTGCTTGTCGAAACACGGAAGATGTCGAACCGGTGCTCGCCAAAATCGTAGGGCCCGGCGACGTCGTCTTGGTTAAAGGCTCTCGAGCCATGAATATGGAACGCCTGCTGGACCGATTCCGGCCACCAGCGCGGCGGGCTGCCTAA
- the mraY gene encoding phospho-N-acetylmuramoyl-pentapeptide-transferase: MFEWFFNYLACGPLFGATPFATSPLDLGFRSIAAGALAMILVLLGGPAGIRWLKARFCDPLKSGSAELDRLHRAKNATPTLGGILIVAVVTVIALSLTDFVNRLVLLALASTVGLALVGVIDDLVKLRTRAAGLGWKAKLLGQCLVAAIPASCFFGGWCTPSPMILSPVASNVLIAMPLVTIPWTMLVIVATSNAVNLTDGLDGLAAGCLALVAAAMGVVAYVGAEGPARELVVVTAALVGGLLGFLRFNRHPAQVFMGNVGSVSLGGLLGFLAVATGTELLLPLVGAILVAETASVILQVGMFRLKRRRIFLCAPLHHHFEFLGWPEPMIVRRFWVVTAVSATIGVGAALGGLATSRPSPAAPSTLVAAGDAALPR; this comes from the coding sequence ATGTTCGAGTGGTTCTTCAATTATCTCGCTTGCGGCCCGTTGTTCGGCGCGACACCGTTCGCAACATCGCCGCTCGACTTGGGTTTTCGCAGCATCGCCGCGGGCGCGCTCGCCATGATCCTTGTTCTGCTGGGCGGTCCAGCGGGCATTCGTTGGCTCAAGGCGCGTTTTTGCGATCCGCTGAAAAGCGGCTCAGCAGAGCTCGACCGGTTGCACCGCGCAAAAAACGCGACGCCCACGCTGGGCGGAATCTTGATCGTGGCCGTGGTAACAGTCATCGCCCTGTCGCTGACCGATTTTGTGAATCGCCTGGTGCTGTTGGCACTGGCGAGCACGGTCGGCCTGGCGCTGGTCGGCGTGATCGATGATCTCGTGAAACTGCGCACGCGCGCCGCCGGCCTCGGCTGGAAGGCAAAGCTGTTGGGCCAGTGCCTCGTGGCGGCTATTCCCGCCAGTTGCTTCTTCGGCGGCTGGTGTACGCCGTCCCCGATGATTCTGTCGCCGGTCGCTAGCAACGTTCTCATTGCGATGCCGTTGGTGACAATCCCCTGGACGATGTTGGTAATCGTCGCCACTTCGAACGCCGTCAATCTAACCGACGGGCTCGATGGACTGGCCGCTGGTTGCCTTGCCCTGGTCGCCGCGGCGATGGGCGTGGTGGCCTATGTTGGCGCAGAAGGTCCTGCACGGGAACTCGTTGTCGTCACCGCGGCACTTGTGGGCGGCTTGCTGGGTTTCTTGCGATTCAATCGGCACCCGGCCCAGGTCTTTATGGGCAACGTGGGATCGGTGTCGCTCGGCGGATTGTTGGGCTTTCTCGCTGTGGCCACAGGCACCGAGCTATTGCTGCCGCTCGTAGGCGCCATACTTGTCGCGGAAACCGCCAGCGTGATTCTGCAGGTCGGAATGTTTCGACTCAAACGGCGGCGGATTTTTCTTTGTGCCCCGCTGCACCACCATTTCGAGTTTTTGGGCTGGCCCGAGCCGATGATCGTGCGCCGTTTCTGGGTCGTAACCGCCGTGTCCGCCACGATCGGCGTGGGCGCAGCGCTGGGCGGCCTGGCAACAAGCAGGCCAAGCCCGGCTGCGCCATCGACACTCGTTGCTGCCGGCGATGCGGCACTGCCGAGATGA
- a CDS encoding UDP-N-acetylglucosamine--N-acetylmuramyl-(pentapeptide) pyrophosphoryl-undecaprenol N-acetylglucosamine transferase, with amino-acid sequence MPSSQEYVPHIVFAGGVTGGHLFPGLAIAEQLAATRPGVRITFLGAGTAFDRTYVARAGHRYVHIDCPRSPRQVLETAKFGYRMLRGFRAATDFLRSQRASLVVGLGGFASLPTGLAAARLKLPLVLLEQNMIVGRANRRLAAWAHALCLSFEDTRWSPAHAGIPARYPTVVTGTPVRRRFLQVANDHRKVAKRQQLSGDNMPSERTFDSEKPILLVLGGSGGARLLNQTMPAVVTALRDKLQHWQIVHQTGPGQVAMTRAAYASARIAATVEPFFDDVPTLLARARFVVCRPGGSTLAELSALGVPAILIPFAAATDDHQRHNALAFAAAGGAVVVDSDNREPAALTEQLARAIRELIANPGRCLAMAEALECLSHPHAARHISEIVRQFSGKLARINDQQSPAPPAPPPYIDSRAA; translated from the coding sequence ATGCCGTCTAGCCAAGAATACGTGCCACATATCGTCTTCGCCGGAGGGGTGACTGGAGGTCACCTTTTTCCAGGGTTGGCGATTGCCGAGCAGCTGGCTGCGACAAGACCAGGAGTACGCATCACTTTCCTCGGAGCTGGCACGGCCTTCGACCGCACCTACGTCGCAAGGGCCGGTCACCGTTACGTCCACATCGACTGCCCACGGTCGCCTCGCCAGGTACTGGAAACCGCCAAGTTTGGCTATCGGATGCTGCGCGGGTTTCGCGCGGCAACAGACTTCTTACGTAGCCAGCGTGCGTCGCTGGTAGTTGGGCTGGGCGGTTTCGCCAGTCTGCCCACCGGACTGGCGGCGGCGCGCCTCAAGCTGCCCCTGGTACTACTTGAACAGAATATGATCGTCGGTCGGGCCAATCGACGACTCGCTGCGTGGGCCCACGCGTTGTGCCTGAGCTTCGAGGACACACGCTGGTCGCCAGCTCACGCCGGAATTCCCGCTCGATATCCCACGGTCGTAACGGGTACGCCAGTTCGCAGGCGTTTCTTGCAAGTCGCCAACGACCACAGAAAAGTTGCCAAGCGGCAGCAACTTTCTGGCGACAACATGCCGTCGGAGCGCACTTTTGATTCGGAAAAGCCGATCCTGCTCGTGTTGGGTGGCAGCGGCGGCGCACGGCTGTTGAATCAAACTATGCCAGCGGTCGTCACCGCCCTGCGCGACAAGTTGCAGCACTGGCAGATTGTGCATCAAACAGGCCCTGGCCAAGTGGCGATGACGCGGGCCGCCTATGCGTCGGCGAGAATTGCCGCCACGGTCGAACCGTTTTTCGACGACGTGCCCACGTTGCTGGCCCGAGCGCGATTCGTGGTCTGCCGACCGGGAGGGTCGACTTTGGCTGAGCTCTCGGCGCTCGGTGTTCCTGCCATCCTGATCCCCTTTGCCGCAGCTACCGACGATCACCAACGACACAATGCCCTGGCCTTCGCGGCCGCGGGAGGGGCCGTCGTGGTTGATTCCGACAACCGGGAACCAGCCGCACTGACTGAGCAGCTGGCCCGCGCAATCCGCGAACTGATCGCGAATCCTGGGCGGTGTCTGGCGATGGCCGAGGCCCTCGAATGCCTATCGCACCCCCACGCGGCCCGGCATATAAGCGAAATCGTCAGGCAATTCTCCGGAAAACTTGCCCGCATTAACGACCAACAATCACCAGCCCCCCCTGCCCCTCCACCTTACATTGACTCTCGGGCGGCCTGA
- the murC gene encoding UDP-N-acetylmuramate--L-alanine ligase produces the protein MIVPLTTALPCLAHHPALAPRAHMVGVAGAGMQALAQVLLERGWRISGTDANPPPAYWMRDWDVPLFVGHDDRQIAGDEQLVIFSDAIPADNVERRAASHRGLRQQSYAQVVGALMTECRGMAVAGTHGKSTTAAMIAQVMSGAGFDPTVIYGAAPLEGSNGGRAGDGEWMVAEACEYRANFCHLRPEIALVLGIEPDHFDYYATPLDLEAAFARFLGQVDRDGVIIANADCPVTRRVLTDTSVRLVAFGFSPDADWRPGRIEHALGRHRFDIQFQGQNFGRVTLRVAGRHQVANALAAAAACHAAGVGHDEIVDGLNQFAGLRRRLEHVATVAGIEVLDDYAHHPTEIHAALDATKLMYPGRRIWCIFQPHQVSRTAALLDEFAASLHNADRVAVTDVFVARENPAVAPRVMAENLAERVRVLGGTALPDCNAETILNKIAAAVRAGDVVITLGAGDIRKRCDELVNRIRTYRASE, from the coding sequence TTGATCGTTCCGCTAACCACCGCTTTGCCTTGCTTGGCGCATCATCCGGCGCTCGCGCCGCGCGCCCATATGGTCGGCGTCGCCGGAGCAGGTATGCAGGCGCTGGCCCAAGTACTGCTCGAACGCGGCTGGCGCATTTCCGGCACCGACGCAAATCCACCGCCTGCCTATTGGATGCGCGATTGGGATGTGCCCTTATTTGTAGGCCACGACGACCGACAGATCGCCGGTGACGAGCAACTGGTCATCTTCAGCGACGCCATACCGGCAGACAATGTCGAGCGACGTGCGGCGAGCCATCGCGGGCTGAGACAACAAAGCTATGCCCAGGTCGTTGGCGCCTTGATGACCGAGTGCCGGGGCATGGCCGTCGCCGGCACGCATGGCAAGAGCACAACCGCGGCGATGATCGCCCAAGTAATGAGCGGCGCGGGATTTGATCCTACCGTCATCTACGGCGCCGCACCGCTCGAAGGATCCAATGGCGGCCGGGCCGGCGATGGCGAGTGGATGGTGGCCGAGGCCTGCGAGTATCGCGCCAACTTTTGTCATCTGCGCCCGGAAATCGCGCTGGTACTGGGAATCGAACCTGACCATTTCGACTACTACGCCACACCGCTCGACCTGGAAGCTGCCTTTGCCCGGTTTCTAGGGCAAGTGGATCGCGACGGCGTGATCATTGCCAACGCCGATTGTCCCGTCACGAGGCGAGTGCTAACCGATACATCGGTACGGCTGGTCGCATTCGGATTTTCGCCCGACGCGGATTGGCGACCTGGCCGAATCGAACACGCGCTGGGACGGCACCGCTTCGACATTCAATTCCAGGGTCAGAATTTTGGGCGGGTTACGTTGCGCGTGGCCGGCCGTCATCAAGTTGCGAACGCCCTGGCCGCGGCGGCCGCCTGTCATGCGGCCGGTGTTGGGCACGACGAAATCGTAGACGGTCTAAACCAGTTCGCCGGGCTACGTCGCCGGTTGGAGCACGTGGCCACCGTCGCCGGTATCGAGGTACTCGACGACTACGCCCATCATCCGACCGAAATCCACGCCGCATTGGACGCTACAAAGTTGATGTATCCCGGCCGCCGGATCTGGTGCATCTTTCAGCCGCATCAGGTCTCGCGCACCGCGGCGCTGCTAGACGAATTCGCAGCCAGCCTGCACAATGCCGATCGGGTGGCCGTGACCGACGTATTTGTTGCCCGCGAAAATCCCGCGGTCGCCCCACGGGTCATGGCCGAGAATCTGGCTGAGCGCGTGCGGGTCCTGGGGGGCACGGCCTTGCCGGATTGCAATGCAGAGACGATCTTGAACAAAATAGCCGCCGCCGTGCGAGCGGGTGACGTTGTGATCACCCTGGGTGCCGGCGACATTCGGAAACGATGCGATGAGCTTGTTAACAGGATTCGAACCTATCGTGCGTCAGAGTGA
- the murB gene encoding UDP-N-acetylmuramate dehydrogenase: protein MSLLTGFEPIVRQSEPLAQHTWFRLGGAAEYFAEPRTTDELQALVRRCAEEGIQIRLLGGGSNVLVRDEGVPGMVVSLSEQAFGAIAAKGRKITAGAGAKLGHLISVAVREGLAGLEPLVGIPGSVGGALHGNAGSRGGDIGQWTCRASVMTRSGEILERDRDDLTFAYRESSLDELAILQAEFELEKEDPEELTKRMQKYWIVKKANQPLGHQSAGCIFKNPRGMSAGMLIDQAALKGSRIGGAEVSDAHANFIVADSSASSHDVLRLIDLVRSRVAERLGVELETEIEIW, encoded by the coding sequence ATGAGCTTGTTAACAGGATTCGAACCTATCGTGCGTCAGAGTGAGCCGCTCGCGCAACATACCTGGTTTCGCCTCGGCGGAGCCGCTGAGTACTTTGCCGAGCCGCGCACGACCGACGAGTTGCAGGCGCTGGTGCGCCGTTGTGCCGAGGAGGGGATTCAAATCCGCCTGCTCGGTGGCGGCTCGAACGTGCTGGTGCGCGACGAAGGTGTGCCTGGCATGGTAGTGAGCTTGTCCGAACAAGCCTTCGGAGCCATCGCCGCCAAAGGTCGCAAGATCACGGCCGGCGCCGGGGCAAAGCTGGGACATTTGATCTCGGTTGCGGTGCGCGAGGGATTGGCCGGCCTCGAGCCGCTCGTCGGTATTCCGGGCAGCGTTGGTGGCGCCCTGCACGGCAATGCGGGGAGCCGCGGCGGCGACATTGGCCAATGGACGTGTCGCGCCAGCGTGATGACCCGCAGCGGCGAGATTCTGGAACGCGACCGCGACGACCTGACATTCGCTTATCGCGAAAGCAGCCTCGACGAGCTCGCCATCCTGCAGGCCGAGTTCGAACTCGAGAAAGAAGACCCTGAAGAACTCACCAAACGGATGCAGAAGTACTGGATCGTGAAAAAGGCCAACCAGCCGCTAGGGCACCAGAGCGCAGGCTGCATTTTCAAGAATCCACGCGGTATGAGCGCCGGCATGCTGATCGACCAGGCCGCACTAAAAGGAAGCCGCATAGGCGGCGCGGAAGTAAGCGACGCCCATGCCAATTTTATTGTGGCCGATTCCTCGGCATCCAGTCACGACGTACTGCGACTGATCGATCTGGTGCGCAGCCGCGTCGCCGAACGACTAGGGGTCGAGTTGGAAACCGAGATCGAAATCTGGTGA
- a CDS encoding D-alanine--D-alanine ligase, translating into MVHVSTQAGLRVVVLAGGDSPERPVSLASGEQVAAALAQAGHRADICDPAAESLEAFPWTEYDACFLALHGGAGEDGHVQQRLATLGVPFTGSDARASRLAMCKSASKERLFQVGVPTQPYVLLHQADSAADIASKTASLRFPVIVKPDSQGSSLGLGIARTGDELQSAVRAALAIDPFVIVEPFIVGREFTVAILGRQTLPLLEIVAPAGLFDYEAKYESAITEYRFDTGLLPETVADIEHAAVAAAEALNTSGLVRVDLILDRMARPWILEVNTIPGMTPHSLAPKAAARGGMNLAALCEWMLEDCLATSEVLQ; encoded by the coding sequence ATGGTTCATGTTTCTACACAAGCGGGCTTGCGCGTGGTCGTGCTCGCCGGCGGTGATTCCCCCGAACGTCCGGTTAGTCTGGCAAGCGGTGAGCAAGTCGCCGCGGCGCTAGCCCAGGCTGGCCATCGGGCAGACATTTGCGATCCCGCGGCCGAGAGTCTCGAAGCGTTTCCCTGGACGGAATACGACGCCTGCTTTCTGGCGTTGCACGGCGGCGCCGGTGAGGACGGGCATGTACAACAACGCCTGGCGACGCTCGGCGTGCCGTTCACCGGCAGCGATGCGCGGGCCTCGCGACTGGCGATGTGCAAAAGCGCCAGCAAAGAGCGGCTTTTTCAAGTCGGTGTGCCGACGCAACCTTACGTTCTGTTGCACCAAGCCGACTCCGCGGCCGATATCGCCAGCAAGACTGCTTCGTTGCGGTTCCCGGTAATCGTCAAGCCCGATAGCCAAGGATCGAGCCTCGGTTTGGGAATTGCCCGCACCGGCGACGAGTTGCAATCAGCCGTCCGGGCGGCATTGGCAATCGATCCCTTCGTCATCGTCGAACCGTTCATCGTGGGACGCGAGTTCACGGTGGCTATTTTGGGTCGCCAGACTTTGCCGCTGCTCGAGATTGTCGCGCCGGCAGGCCTGTTCGATTACGAAGCGAAATACGAAAGCGCCATTACCGAATATCGGTTTGACACGGGTTTATTGCCGGAAACGGTCGCAGACATCGAGCACGCGGCGGTCGCGGCCGCCGAGGCACTGAATACGTCGGGCCTGGTGCGCGTCGACCTTATTCTCGATCGCATGGCCCGTCCTTGGATTCTCGAAGTAAACACGATTCCCGGCATGACGCCCCACAGCCTGGCGCCCAAGGCCGCGGCACGGGGAGGCATGAATCTGGCGGCGCTTTGCGAATGGATGTTGGAAGACTGCCTGGCCACAAGCGAGGTCCTGCAATGA
- a CDS encoding carbon storage regulator: protein MLVLSRKVGERIVVGEKVTITVVRLAQGSVRIGIEAPAEMAIVREELLHGDGKGQPRAHAKDGDSTSELVTSDLVVERHVIELCDATSGG, encoded by the coding sequence ATGCTTGTCTTATCCAGGAAGGTGGGCGAGCGGATCGTCGTGGGAGAGAAGGTCACGATCACCGTGGTCCGATTGGCCCAAGGAAGCGTCCGCATCGGTATCGAGGCGCCGGCTGAAATGGCGATCGTTCGCGAGGAGCTGTTGCACGGCGACGGCAAAGGGCAACCGCGAGCGCATGCCAAAGACGGCGACAGCACATCAGAGCTCGTTACATCCGATCTCGTCGTCGAGCGGCATGTCATCGAACTCTGCGATGCGACGTCGGGCGGCTAG